The following is a genomic window from Bombus pyrosoma isolate SC7728 linkage group LG5, ASM1482585v1, whole genome shotgun sequence.
GCTTGGAATCGCGATTGTACGAGGACAAGCGAATCGCTAACAACGAAAATAGGTGACGGCCAATGCGAGCAACCTGCGTTTCCACTTCTTTTCGCAATATGGGAATTAATTGCGTCGACAAGTTTCTTTGTCAAGgcttgaattttaaatagcCGCGGCTTTTGCAAACCGATTTAAGACGAAAACACGCGAGACGCCGATACTAATTCAACGTACCGATTGATCCTCGTAATTGTACGATACATGGAAACGAGACAATTATTGCGTCCAAAACTGGTAAACGTGTCAACGTCGGCGTAATGACTCTTTCGACGATCTGTAGTTTTTCACCGGCCTTGTCAATCTACTCGAGCGTATGGATTAGTCGCTATCCACGTACATCTTGATCACGTTCGACCATATAAAGATGTTGTTGGCGATCCTCGACATCCGTTTTCTTGGAATACGGCGCGACAGATTATCTGATATACAATTCGTTTCGTAATTACCAGAGTAAATTGTGAGAAATAATCGATAGGATGAAGAGTAGGTGACTCCGACTGGTACCTAGACTCATCGATGACGCCATGTATGGTTGCGTTCGTCGATGCAGAAAAGTCCTTGACGTATCTCCTAGAATATAGCAACCCACCCAACGTGTAGGGCGGCGCGGCGCGTAAAGCGGAGCACCTCGTCTCGCCGTTCCGTACCGTACAGTCATGTACAGTATACAGCATTGCAATTTCTTCCTTATTTCCAGAACGGGGAGCGATCGCTCACTCTCAGTGATTTCATAGAACTCTGAGCAGTCGAAGGACCGCGGCGCGAAATCCGCCGATGGATTCagtctttcgttcgttttcgaGGGACGAGTTTGCATTCCCGAGTCCTCGAAGGATGTTTTATAGATTTTACGATCGTTACCGGTCTTTCAATGATCGCCGTTCCAATCCCTTTCCCTTCAGATTTTACTGTGAGTGCTCGCATCCTCGCGATCTCGTCTCGATCTTGAACCTTTCGACGCGCGGTGTTCCTCCTTTCGAAATCTCGCAAACAGTAAAAGACTaggcaatttttaattattccattGGATCGTATCTTTATCGTCGTTGGCAATTCGCCATACCTACGAATTTACTTAAGTGTTTCAGGATGCTGGCAGAATCggaaatatcgttatgtaaaGCGTGTTTCGTACGTTGGAAccatcgcgtcgcgtcgtaaACGAAGTTaaattggtaaaaaaaaatcgtatttGTATTCTGCTCGCAGGGGAAGATTTTGGAGTTCCAGTGTTGACGATCGCAGACGTGGATCCGTGTATCGCGGAGAATGGATTCAATCACAGAACATCCAGATACGACTTGATGACTAGACAGGACGACAAATCTAGGCTGGTCGTTAGACGGGGACAAGAATTTTACTTACACTTGACTTTGTCCAGAGATTACGAGCCAAGTATCGATGGtatgtcgataattttcaCGGTTGACGGAGTCGAGAGGCCGCTATACGGGCACGGAACCCTCGTTGCGACGGCTGTTCTTTATCCGGGAGAACCGTCCGAGGGTTCCTGGCATGCCACCATTGACGCTATTCAacacaattttattcgattgaaGGTAAGCGATCAAAGGCGTATCATCTTTCATTCGTTTTCCATCGGCGCGGTCGTAACACGAACGATTCCTCTTTTGTCACTTTCTCAGATCGTTGCAGCTCCCGACGCGATAATAGGCAAGTGGAGGATAGACATCGATACCAAGAACAAGAATTTAGACGGAGCCGTTAGTTACACGGTGAAACAACCGTTTTATCTAATTTTCAATCCCTGGTGCAAAGGTAGGGAAACTCGGTTTCGATGAAAGAAGCGAAACGTCCGAATACGTGGGACAATgatcttttgaaaattttccagaGGACGCGGTGTACATGGAGGAGGAAGATCAGCGACAGGAGTACGTGATGGCGGAGGATGGTTTGATATGGCGTGGAAGCTACAATCGTCTGAGACCAACGGTTTGGAAATATTCGCAGTTCGAGCGAGACATATTAGATTGCGCGCTGCATCTGATGATACAAGTTGGGAAAGTTCGAATACACGGCAGAAACGATCCTGTCGTTATATCTCGCATTCTGTCGGCAGCTGTGAGTACTCGAATCGACTTCGGTCTGATACGTCTGTTTGCTCTCGACAGGCGAGACTCAAGGAAAGTTGCCGCGTTACAGGTAAATTCGCCGGATGACAATGGCGCGGTAATGGGTAACTGGTCCGACGATTTTGGAGGTGGTACACCACCGACCAAATGGTTGGGTTCGCAAAAGATCCTGCAACAATACTATAAGACGAAGAAACCGGTCAAGTATGGTCAATGCTGGGTATTCTCAGGAGTGTTGGCCACCGTTTGCCGTACCCTGGGACTACCTTGTCGCGTGGTAACCAATTATGCGAGCGCGCACGACACTCAGAGCAGCTTGACCGTCGACTATTTCGTCGATGCCGAGGGGAAAGTTATGGAGGAGATGAACAGCGATTCGATATGGCAAGTATTACGTCCAAGTATACCCAGGTAGTTGCAACGCGTATCGATCGTATACGCGCACGCTGTTCCATCATTTTTCACTGCGGTCCGGTCATTTCGTAGGAATTTCCACGTGTGGAACGAGGTATGGATGACTCGGTTGGACTTGTCGCCGGAATATTCTGGTTGGCAAGCGATCGATGCGACTCCTCAAGAATTGAGCGAAGACGCGTACCGTTGCGGACCGGCTTCCGTCGCCGCTGTGAAGAAAGGCGAGGTTCTCCGACCTTACGACAATGCCTTCCTCTTCGCCGAGGTCAACGCGGATAAAGTGTTTTGGCGTTACAACGGACCGACTCAACCTCTAAAGTTGATTCGAAAGGACGTGTACGGGTGAGCATTTCACGCGTTCCGGTCTTCCTCtaagatcgatcgattcgtcgttCATTCCAGCAAAGAGAATAACGTCCATTTGttttaccttctttttttttcgatacCTAGCATCGGGCAATTTATTAGCACGAAAGCGATCGGTAGATGGGCAAGGGAAGATATCACTCATACCTACAAGTATCCAGAAAGTAAGAGATCCTTCGAAGTGCGAGCGAGCAGCGAGTCGTCGATTCTTGCTAAAGTCTTAACGCGCGGTTCCTTGTTTTCGTTTCACAGAGTCGGAAGAAGAACGGGCTGCCATGTTGAAGGCGTTGCGTCAAAGTCAGTCGTTGTTTAGTCGTTATTACCTCAACGAGGAGTTCAACGACGTCATGTTCAACTTCGAGCTACGCGACGATATCGTGATCGGACAACCTTTCAGGTATTTCTTCCCTAGTTTGTTCCCTAGCTCCGTTTATCCGCTGTTTCGAACGTTCTCTCTCATATACTCACTAGATGCGTCCTGTTACAGTGTCGTGTTGCTgattaaaaatagaagcagTTACAACGAGTATGAGGTCTCGGTGATTTTAAGAGTAGAGACGGTTCTGTACACCGGACGGGTCGGCGACCCAGTGAAGAGATTAAATATCGATCGACTGGTGAGACCTGGAGTCCTCGAGGAAGTGCGTATGGATGTATCCTGGGAGGAATACGGGCCTCGACTATTGAATCAGTGCGCATTCAATATTTCCTGCCTGGCCACCATCAAGGACACCAATTTCGAGTACTTCGCGCAAGACGATTTTCGCGTGAGGAAACCCGACATTAAAATCACGGTACGTAGGTGCTCTTCACGTTCTATCCTATCTACGTTTATCGCGTGATCGACAACcaagtaaattaaaatcgttTCCGTAGTTGGAGAACGAGCCGGAAGTTGGCAAGACGCTAAACGCGACAGCGAAGTTTCAAAATCCGCTACCCATCCCATTGAAGAAGTGTAGATTCCTGATCGAGGGACCTGGAATGGACGAGCAGCTGAAATTGAAACTGTCGGACCAGGTAGAGGTGGACGCGTACGCGGAATGTTCGTTCTCTATGGTACCGAAATTCGAAGGCCGCGCCACGATCGCTGCGAAATTTTACTCGAAAGAGCTCGAGGATGTTGACGGTTTCGTCAATTTTATGGTAAAATCGATGAAAGCTGTTACAAACGGCGAGTAACGACCCGACGAACTGAAATCGACGGCGTAAGTAGTCTGTATTCACGAGTCTTCCAGCGAGCTTCACCTTTTTAACGAGTGTTCGTAATGTTTTgtacgaaataaaagtttgaaagtcGCCTGCCTCGCATATGCCGTATGCGGAGGTGGCGCGAGTCGAACATTTTCGTTCAGATACTATGCACGATCCTTTTCCTTCCGCGGCGTCTACATCGAGAACGTTTAGAGTAAACGTCAGAAACGAGAAGAAGCGGCAGGACGAATGGCATACCGGTTCGGAACAGGCTTCTACGTTAGgccaataaaaaattcaatcgacAGAGAACTACCTGAGCAGCGTGGATAGCCGGGACTACCGACTACACGCGGCAGGCGATATTAACGAGCGGCGATCGAGAGAGTCGTTGCGTCGTGTGCGTGATTATTCGGAATAACAGACGGAGATATGGAAGAggaggaaggagaagaaaaggagaagaaacggGACGGGGAAGAGAAAGGATCGCGATGATGACGAGTGTTCACGAGCGCACGCATGACACTGACGCGAGTCATGCATCACCATCTAGGAAattaacgttgaaatattatagacGATGAATGGACCCGATAGCGAGCCAACTCGCCCGGGACGAAGTCCAGCTTCGACCGCTTCCCTGCGAAAGAAACTGGCTGCCAGCCGACTCGACGGTAAAACCAATCGACCAAGTTCGTTGGACGGtacgtcgatcgatcgaaatggGAAAGCAGGGTGGGGTTCGATGACAGAcattaatttactattatctAAGGACGCGAAGAGTACGCGTGGATATACCGCGTGCGTGATTTCTCCAGCCTACGTAGGCTGCCACTCGCGAATCTCAATCGCGTGGATACGAGgtagtatttttataacgGGTCGCCGTTTCGATTAAAAGAGActaaagaggaagaggaacggAACGATAAGCTGGTAGCAAGTGAAGACGAATACGAGGATCGTAGAAGgggggaagaaaaatgataaacgaaAACGTTGGAGTGGAAGAGAGCGAAGAGGGTGGCGGAGGGTGGCGAGGAAGCCGGCGGGAGACGAGCGAAGCgaagagggaggaagagagaaagggagaggaagagaagaggagaggaaGAACGATATGGAAGATAGTAGTGAGATATGTCTAAATACATAACCGTGACACGTGATGGACGTGTTGCGGCCCCTGTCTACAGGGGTCTCGAAGAAGCCTACGGGGCCCGTACCGATCTCCATTTGGATCCACGGGATTCTGGACTTGGCACCCTGCTACGCGCCATGCATCAACACCCAAGATCCATCCCATTATACCTCATCAGAATAACAAACACGCCTTCCATGCTAAACCAACATTCTTTTGTTCCCATCGAATCCCAGGATCCATCAGAATCGCCGCGAACCATGCGCGTCAGTGACGTATATGTTTTCGTGTAGCCAACAGGCCATAGGGGGTCTTCTCGCAGGCCTACAAGAATCTCAGAAGATATCGTGAAATATCGTCGGATGGCAGAACCGGCGGTTACAGACCCTCCCGAAGCTTCTCTTCGCCTCAGCGTTTCCATAGTTTGCCGATTTTCTGGCGAACGAAACACGCTCGGTTTCGTTGGTCGTCGCGAGACAACCATTTTATTTCATGCGCGTATACACCTAAGATCATGGCTATTCGCTCGGTCACGTTCGCTTTAGAGGGGTAAGAGATCGCCTTTTATCATCCCCCTTGAACGAACGTCTCGCTTTGACGACACGTTTCTAGATGGCAGCACGCTCTCGAATCGTCGAAGGGGTGTATCATGTAGCTCGAAATTGATGGCTCAGGGGAACGAAAAACTCGGACGAcgataaaatttgattcgCGGGAGGAAACGTTGAAATACGCAAAAACGTCGTATTTAGCGTGCAAGGCGAACGTAATAAATCGAATGCGCTAGGCATTCACGATCACGTTGCGTATCGATGGTTTAGTAGCGATCGTAAACAATCATAATCGAGATCACACGAAATGCGAGTGACCGCGATAACGCGTAACGTGTACGCGGATTCGTTACGTTCCACGTTTGATCTACGAACGGTACGAACCAGCGGCGCGTTGCATCGTTCGTAGAACGAACTGGAAAATCGAAAGAACGTCCGACGACCAAAGTGcggatgaaaatgaaagaagagcGGCTCTTTCGATTATTCGAGACAGGAAATCTCTGTTTCGTGATTCGACGCGCGCTAATCGATCGTCCAAAGTAGCCCGCGGGCCGACTCCTAGCTCAACCGCAACGGTGGACTTAATTTCGCTATTCGAAGCAGCATTCGGAAGTGGCATGCATCCAGCCGCGTGCACGTGTACGTAATGTTTCCCGTCATCAGGAAAACTCTGTGCAGTAAAAGTCTGGAAACGGTTACTACCTTTCCTTTTACGTCTCTCGACCTTTATTCCCCGCGAATTCATTCCCGCGTACGGGCAATAAAGACCACCGCTAATTCTTGgaaggtatttttttttttttcaaaggaACAGGACGAACGATGAGTTGGTCGTGGAAACGGCAAACTAAAAACGCGATACGAGAGGAAATTGGTCGGATCGGCGTAGCGTGGCTTTCGACCGGTCGATCTTTTAAAACGCGTTGCCGTGCATCTTTTCAATCGCGTTTCCGACTACTCGTCACGTCCCTTGACAGTTTGCCTTTTTCTGTTTGCACGAGCATCCCCGGTGCGGTTCGGCATTGTCAGCGAACAAAGCTGCGTAACGACGAGAGGAAAGGTAATTCGTTCGATAGGCAGACATCGGGCGAAACGTGGTCGTACaacgaaacgaggaagaagcCGTGTTTCGTGGACGCGATTCGACTCGATGGCGAACGGAAAATTTCCGTTTCACCCACTTCGACCAACACGATCAGTCGCGAGAAATTAGTTTTCTCGTTGGAAACTGTGGTGAAACGAAAGCCGCGCGCGTGCTCGAGTTCTTCCCCTGTAACGTGGATCGTGTCGTATCGAATTCCAATCTAATTTGCATCGGAGAACGGAACGGTTGTTTACCCACGTATAAGCCCGAACAGTTGCGAGCGGCTGGCAGCGTATTTGCGCGAGGATTTCGTCGAGGCGGTGGAGAAAGGAGCGGCCAAATCGGCCACACCGCCTTCCTTCGTATACTGCTCGAGGTAGGGTGGTATCGAGGGATCGTAGGAGGGATTCCGAAGACGAGGCGAAGCAGGAAGGGACTGGAAAAAAGGGAGAGATACAGCGCGACTACCTTATTACGCATGCACCCTGTCTAACAAAAACGACTCTCTCgttgactgactgactgactgactaaCTGACTGACGCCCCGTACCACCGCTTCGCCGTGGCGCGTTTATATTCCCGCGTTTGTGCAAGATCAACGTGCAAGTTGCCGGATGGAAATGTACGGTTGGTcgcgaaacgatgaaaaagtcTGGCCGAAAGAGCAGAGGATAGATACGTGGAAGAGTCGGTTGGAAAGGGCGGCGATTTATCGTGCCGAGGTAGATGATGCTAGTTAGCGGTTTCGTAAGTGACGAGAATCGTTTGAAAGTCACGCGCTGAAAGGAGAACAGGGGTACGAACCGGTTTACGAAATTGACCGAGTTCAAAGGGTATATTTATCCGGACAAAAAGTAGAGGACAAAGGATTGGCTGGAATCGGGGGCAGGCAAATGGTATTTAATGCGCCGTGTGACTGACGCGCCGTACCGCGTTGCATCGGCGAGGAATCGCGTGTCAACGTTTAGTGGGAAGAACGACGATCGTTTAGGTTGGCGTTCGAAAAGAACAGACCGTGCCCGCGGGAATTCGCGGCCATTGTGTCGGCCATCTTTGATCGGCGACTATTACGTCGGCGGTTATGCTCGTGACGCGAAATGACAGGTTCTAGGGAACATTTGGCCGACGTTGGACATCGATCTGGGATTCCGCCACTTTCCGATACAATAGCGGCGGCAAGATCGGTAGGTGGACACAACGGTCGAACCGCAACGTCGTTCGGATTCGTCGAAAAGGTTTCAGGATGCGAGCGAGCCGCGAAGCGGCGACGTCTATCGGTTCGGTGAAGCGGTTCGCGTGCCTCTCGTAATCGCTTGTCGTTCAAATTATGTAGCTCGATTCCGCAAAAATATTGGAAGACTGCGCTCGCCACGTAATTTGCGCTAAATGGACGACATCTATTTAGAAAGTAGGCAATTTCCTTTCTCCGTGGTTCCGCTGCACGTTGTATCCTCTTTGCCTCTGTCTTCCCCCGAATCTTTGTCCCTGAATGCTATTTGTTCGCCACGAATTTGGAAATTATCGGTGATTTACGACGCGCgcgtttccttcttcttcttcttcttcttcttcttttccttcttcgcacgcacgcacgctgGCCAGATACGACGGTATAGAAGAACAGCACACAGAGACGCTAAAGATGCTCGTTAGCTTGTTGGAGATCGGTTTTGGCTGTGAACAACGTGTATAGGACAGCCCGTGATAGAAGTCGGCTTTTCCGGtcgggaaaaaaagaaacctcgttgcattttgcgagcaaAGACAGGCGACAGGAGGAGAATGGCTCTCCCTCGGGAGAGATCGCGGCTTTATACAGCCAGTTGACATCGAAATCCAGTGACGTATCTAATTGAGAGCAGTTTAACGGCGAGGGCGGATCAGTAGGATAAGCCGTAAGCCGACGAAGCCGCTGCACGAGATCACCCTAGGCTTATAACTGCCGGGGAATCTTCTTCGGACCTCTCTCTTCCAACTACCCTCCTGCATCGTGGTTCTGCTACGCCAAGGGTATTGCGGCTCGTGATACGACAGCCCTCTTGCCGTCCTTCCAACAGACCAGCTCTCTTCTCCCCTTGCTGCCTCTCACCCTGCCCTCGCGTGCCCCCAGCTGCTACCCTCGCCTATCTACCAGAGAATCCGGCGTAAATAATGCCGATTATCCCCCCGGCAATTGTTTTATCGACCGAGCTGTCCCGCTCGAAGAGCAATCTCGAAAGAGGGTGGCCCCGTTCCGCGCCTCACCTCCGACCTTTCCCCGGATCCCATTCCACTGACCTTACACAGATTTACGAGTCGCTTCGCGGAGGGTGAAGACTCGAAAAGTAAATTTCCCCGCTCGTTCGCGTAACCTCTCGCTCCGAGGAACGGCAAGAAATTCGCGCAACGTCGAATCGGCCCGTTTCGGCGAAGACGACGCGTTCCATCGCGCGATCCTGCTCACAGACATCGCGCGTTCGCGCCAAGATGAGTTACCTGCAGCCCCGTCGACGCGCGCGAGGAACAGCTTCTCGCTCTGCCGCGTCTTCTAATGGAAACGACGAAAAAACGTATCGCGGAGTAATTCGACCGCCCCGTTCGAGATAACGGCGCGCGTTCAGCGCGGATACACCGCGCCGCGTAGATCGTGGATAACGAGCGCGTTTATAATTTTCGAAGGGTACCCTTTAATAGTTTCGGTTTGATCGAATCTGCGAGCTCCGCTTCCTTCGCGGCTTAATGTAATTCACCGAGCCGTTCGCTTTTTGCCTGCTCGCCTCTTCCTCCCTCCCACCATCggttaattatgaaattatccAGAAACAGCCactcgctctctctttctctctctctgtctctccttCTTCTAGCCTCTTGAGGCAATATTTGAGCGCGAATTATGCCGGTACTCTCTTCGTCCTCCTCATTATCCCTTCCTacccttttcctttctcgccATTAGCTGTCTCGTCCCACCCTCGTACGTCCGTCCccctctttcttcgtttcttccgcTTCCATTCACCTTACCACCCCGTGTCTGCCGTCTTCTTCAGCCACCGGAGAAGCTTGATTCGGTTAACGGGTGCAGACGAACGCGACTCGCCTTCCATCCGTTCCGACTTGGTAACGTTCGCGCGACATCATCCGCTTATTTCGAGCGTGGTTCGCAAATTCGATTAATATTCCCGCAACGAcacgacgacgcgacgcgacgccacTCTCCGGCCGTCTCCTCTTCTCTCGCTAATTTTCCACCTTTGATCGCGATAGCTCGCAACGATACGCGCTCCTTTCGCCTCTTACCACGATGATTTCGGTCAACGGGGGTGGAATTGGGTCACGCGGCGGAAACAAGCGAAACAGAGACCGGAACGATCGTCCGTTGATTGCCGCGCGCGCGTCCACCCTTCTATTCGATCGCTCCGTCCCTCCCTTTGTTCGTCCGGTCGATCCCAACGACTGAATAAGTCTGGCCAATTAAAAAACTAATTTCGATTAGAGTCCCCGAGCGGCCATTCGATATCGTGTAAGTACAAGCCGCGGGGCGCTCGTCGAGAGGGATGAAAAAAACTGGGGGAATCCGACGCTGCCGCGCCATTCGGAAGGGCTAAGAAAAAATAAGGAGGAACCGGGCAATTTGTGCCAGTTTTCACGGCGGAATTTTTACGAGCGACCGTTATCGGGAGCGGTAGCTAGGTAGGAAATATCCTTTAGCGGTGGCTCACACGCGCACGCTTTTCTCTCGATTAATCCCATCTCGTTGCTCTTATTTTGCCCCGCAGCCGGGGAAAACGGAACGGCTGTCGCGACGCGATCGCCATTGCCGGTCTCAAACCCTTGGTAGGGAAGCGTGCGTGAGTGCgtgcgagcgagcgagcgagagagCGAGCGAGCGTGCCGTAAACACACGTTTCTAAAATACGTTTGGTTCCGCGACGGTGGTTTATCGAGCAAAAAATCCGCAGAATTTTCCACGATTCCCCAGGGGCCTCCCAGGCGAATCGCTCtacagatatatttatttatgcgcGTATTAGTATTTATGTAGGTGCGTACCTACAGGCTGTGGCACCCCGCGGCTCTCGAGGCGTGGATGCTTCAACCGGTATTTGTTATTCTAATGTCgcattatatatttgtttggGGGCGTGGGCGAGTAACCCGAAGTGTGAAACACGTTGTAACGCGTAGCTGGTCCTCCTGGAATTCCATCCTGTCGCCTCGGTTCCGGCTCGACAACCGCCGTCTCTTAACCAGCCAGCGGCTCTTCTCAGCGCTCCTACGCGCTGTACTCGAAAAACCTTATCGTCGATTCGACGAGACGAGATTTCTTCGACAAAAGACGATGATACAGCCGTGGCGGTGGCTCCTCGCGCGCCTGGACACCGCGGACAATTTATTCCCCTTATAATCCGTCGCTGATCTCCCTGTCGAGCTGAAGGAACGCGAGCCATCGGTTCTCGTTAAACGACCTTTCGTAAAGGCACAGAATACCGTGAAAATGGGCCAGTATCTCTGAACCAGAGATTCTTATCTTCGGGAATCCCGTACGAACGCGTCCTCGAAATTTACAACGCCAACGTTTCCTGCTTGTCCGGGCTTCTTTCCACCAACAAACTTACTACCGGTAGCGGCAATAAAATGCCGACTTCATTATGTTCGTCCGTCTGGCCACGCGTAATTAATACTCATCTCGATATTAACTTTCAACCGCTTTGGAAACCCGAGGACGGATTTGTCTCGTAATTCGCGGTTTATCGTCTCGCTGCGTCAAATAGCCGATGCGATTCACCGACCACCTTTGACATCCTAATTAACGAATTATACTCGCCACGTTGGAATTCGTGGACGAACGTTCGCGCGTCGAAGAACTGGTTTCTACCACGCGTCACGTCGCCGCGTTACGCTTCGACGTGGCTTCGCTATCGACGCGGCTGCTGCATCGCTTCGTTTACGCACTCTCGCACACGTGTACGGTGTTACGCGTCCTCGTTAGCCGCGTCGTCGCGTAGACGAACCACCGTGAACTCGTATAACCATCGCGTAAAACCATCGACGCTTGCGCCTAATACGATCGCCCAAATTGGGTAGCGCACGATAAACCAACGCCGAAGCGATCTCGTATACGCGTACGCCGTAAGAAACGACGCGTCGACGCGTAATATACCTTAATCGCGGGTAAATTAATCGATCGCGACAGCGACGTCCATAATCGCGCTCGATATTTCGTTCGTCGTGCTCGGAACGTCGCCGCGAGAACGAAATACGTACCTGTCTAAAATCGGATAGATCTGTTTCGCAgtaacgaaacgaacgttttacGTTTGCAGTTTTCGACGCACGACGCGGCTGCCTCGAGTGGGCTGCACAATAAAGAGTTTAGTACATCGTTAAATTATACGCCGTTTAACGATAGCCTTCCTCGTTCTCCGCGTCGGAAAGAGCAAAAGATTTATCGATTCAGTCGGGCCACCGCGATTCACGAAATGTCAGGAAGAGCGATAAACA
Proteins encoded in this region:
- the LOC122567821 gene encoding annulin isoform X1, giving the protein MDSVFRSFSRDEFAFPSPRRMFYRFYDRYRSFNDRRSNPFPFRFYWEDFGVPVLTIADVDPCIAENGFNHRTSRYDLMTRQDDKSRLVVRRGQEFYLHLTLSRDYEPSIDGMSIIFTVDGVERPLYGHGTLVATAVLYPGEPSEGSWHATIDAIQHNFIRLKIVAAPDAIIGKWRIDIDTKNKNLDGAVSYTVKQPFYLIFNPWCKEDAVYMEEEDQRQEYVMAEDGLIWRGSYNRLRPTVWKYSQFERDILDCALHLMIQVGKVRIHGRNDPVVISRILSAAVNSPDDNGAVMGNWSDDFGGGTPPTKWLGSQKILQQYYKTKKPVKYGQCWVFSGVLATVCRTLGLPCRVVTNYASAHDTQSSLTVDYFVDAEGKVMEEMNSDSIWNFHVWNEVWMTRLDLSPEYSGWQAIDATPQELSEDAYRCGPASVAAVKKGEVLRPYDNAFLFAEVNADKVFWRYNGPTQPLKLIRKDVYGIGQFISTKAIGRWAREDITHTYKYPEKSEEERAAMLKALRQSQSLFSRYYLNEEFNDVMFNFELRDDIVIGQPFSVVLLIKNRSSYNEYEVSVILRVETVLYTGRVGDPVKRLNIDRLVRPGVLEEVRMDVSWEEYGPRLLNQCAFNISCLATIKDTNFEYFAQDDFRVRKPDIKITLENEPEVGKTLNATAKFQNPLPIPLKKCRFLIEGPGMDEQLKLKLSDQVEVDAYAECSFSMVPKFEGRATIAAKFYSKELEDVDGFVNFMVKSMKAVTNGE
- the LOC122567821 gene encoding annulin isoform X2, which codes for MGKVCSCFSRFRAIFTPETVTDSPLKPLCTKPECLPRPPAASSSGEDFGVPVLTIADVDPCIAENGFNHRTSRYDLMTRQDDKSRLVVRRGQEFYLHLTLSRDYEPSIDGMSIIFTVDGVERPLYGHGTLVATAVLYPGEPSEGSWHATIDAIQHNFIRLKIVAAPDAIIGKWRIDIDTKNKNLDGAVSYTVKQPFYLIFNPWCKEDAVYMEEEDQRQEYVMAEDGLIWRGSYNRLRPTVWKYSQFERDILDCALHLMIQVGKVRIHGRNDPVVISRILSAAVNSPDDNGAVMGNWSDDFGGGTPPTKWLGSQKILQQYYKTKKPVKYGQCWVFSGVLATVCRTLGLPCRVVTNYASAHDTQSSLTVDYFVDAEGKVMEEMNSDSIWNFHVWNEVWMTRLDLSPEYSGWQAIDATPQELSEDAYRCGPASVAAVKKGEVLRPYDNAFLFAEVNADKVFWRYNGPTQPLKLIRKDVYGIGQFISTKAIGRWAREDITHTYKYPEKSEEERAAMLKALRQSQSLFSRYYLNEEFNDVMFNFELRDDIVIGQPFSVVLLIKNRSSYNEYEVSVILRVETVLYTGRVGDPVKRLNIDRLVRPGVLEEVRMDVSWEEYGPRLLNQCAFNISCLATIKDTNFEYFAQDDFRVRKPDIKITLENEPEVGKTLNATAKFQNPLPIPLKKCRFLIEGPGMDEQLKLKLSDQVEVDAYAECSFSMVPKFEGRATIAAKFYSKELEDVDGFVNFMVKSMKAVTNGE
- the LOC122567821 gene encoding annulin isoform X3, which produces MTRQDDKSRLVVRRGQEFYLHLTLSRDYEPSIDGMSIIFTVDGVERPLYGHGTLVATAVLYPGEPSEGSWHATIDAIQHNFIRLKIVAAPDAIIGKWRIDIDTKNKNLDGAVSYTVKQPFYLIFNPWCKEDAVYMEEEDQRQEYVMAEDGLIWRGSYNRLRPTVWKYSQFERDILDCALHLMIQVGKVRIHGRNDPVVISRILSAAVNSPDDNGAVMGNWSDDFGGGTPPTKWLGSQKILQQYYKTKKPVKYGQCWVFSGVLATVCRTLGLPCRVVTNYASAHDTQSSLTVDYFVDAEGKVMEEMNSDSIWNFHVWNEVWMTRLDLSPEYSGWQAIDATPQELSEDAYRCGPASVAAVKKGEVLRPYDNAFLFAEVNADKVFWRYNGPTQPLKLIRKDVYGIGQFISTKAIGRWAREDITHTYKYPEKSEEERAAMLKALRQSQSLFSRYYLNEEFNDVMFNFELRDDIVIGQPFSVVLLIKNRSSYNEYEVSVILRVETVLYTGRVGDPVKRLNIDRLVRPGVLEEVRMDVSWEEYGPRLLNQCAFNISCLATIKDTNFEYFAQDDFRVRKPDIKITLENEPEVGKTLNATAKFQNPLPIPLKKCRFLIEGPGMDEQLKLKLSDQVEVDAYAECSFSMVPKFEGRATIAAKFYSKELEDVDGFVNFMVKSMKAVTNGE